From the Euphorbia lathyris chromosome 6, ddEupLath1.1, whole genome shotgun sequence genome, one window contains:
- the LOC136233069 gene encoding protein KINESIN LIGHT CHAIN-RELATED 2: MEESDGERAENDGNGDYSSYKESYSQQRSPRSTLSSHSGRSDSIDLTIDGVVDTSIEQLYHNVCEMQSSEPSPSRASFLSYGAESRIDSELCHLVGYIKQVEITKEIVVTEGDGDGTAGDFTLKKDDISVEQKDRRGAVSLKKQLFRLQSDSGATPKSRSLHQSKNTRKPNGEKRHRKFVKFQNGTESLLEAGLDNPNLGPFLLKQTRDMVTSGENPHKALEFAVRATQSFEVCANGKPNLELVMSLHVLAAIYCSLGKYNEAIPVLERSIEIPVIEDGQDHALAKFAGCMQLGDTYAMLGQIENSILCYTAGLEIQKQVLGATDQRVGETCRYVAEAHVQAFQFNEAEKHCQMALDIHKEKDGPASLEEAADRRLMGLVCEAKGDYEAALEHYVLASMAMAANGQDFDVASTDCSIGDAYLSLARYDEAIFAYQKALTVFKSRKGENHPAVASVFVRLADLYNRIGKFRDSKSYCENALRIYEKSNHGIPAEEIASGFLDISAIYQSMNEFNQAVKLLKKALKLYGNSPGQQSTIAGIEAQMGVMYYMMGKYADSYNAFKNAISKFRTSGEKKTALFGIALNQMGLACVQRYAINEAADFFEEARNILEKEYGPCHPDTLGVYSNLAGTYDAMGRLDDAIEILDYVVGMREEKLGTANPDVDDEKRRLAELLKDAGKVRNRKSRALVTLLDTEPQFLQEDATEAS, translated from the exons ATGGAAGAATCAGATGGAGAAAGAGCGGAGAATGATGGGAATGGAGACTACTCGTCTTATAAAGAAAGCTATAGCCAGCAAAGATCTCCTAGAAGCACGTTGAGTTCACACAGCGGCCGCAGTGACTCCATTGATCTAACTATAGATGGTGTAGTTGACACTTCTATTGAACAATTGTATCACAATGTCTGTGAAATGCAGAGCTCCGAGCCTTCACCTTCAAGGGCTAGTTTTTTGTCCTATGgtgcagaatcaaggattgatTCCGAATTATGCCATCTTGTTGGATATATTAAGCAAGTGGAGATAACCAAAGAGATAGTGGTGACAGAAGGAGATGGTGATGGAACTGCTGGTGATTTCACCCTCAAGAAAGACGATATTTCTGTTGAACAAAAGGATAGACGCGGAGCTGTAAGTCTTAAGAAGCAGCTTTTCCGCCTGCAATCTGATTCAGGGGCAACTCCGAAGAGCAGATCTCTCCATCAGAGTAAGAACACGAGAAAGCCTAATGGGGAGAAGAGGCATaggaaatttgtcaaatttCAGAATGGAACAGAAAGTCTTCTTGAGGCAGGATTAGATAATCCTAACCTTGGACCTTTCTTGCTCAAACAAACAAGAGATATGGTTACTTCAGGCGAAAATCCACACAAGGCTCTTGAATTTGCTGTTCGAGCAACACAATCGTTTGAGGTTTGTGCAAATGGAAAACCCAATCTGGAATTGGTGATGTCCTTGCATGTTTTGGCTGCAATATATTGCAGTTTAGGCAAGTACAATGAGGCAATTCCTGTTCTTGAGCGGTCCATTGAGATTCCAGTCATAGAGGATGGCCAAGATCATGCACTAGCTAAATTTGCAGGGTGTATGCAGTTGGGAGATACTTATGCAATGCTTGGCCAAATTGAAAATTCCATTCTGTGTTATACAGCAGGTCTTGAGATCCAAAAGCAAGTTTTAGGGGCAACCGATCAGCGAGTGGGTGAAACATGCCGGTATGTTGCTGAGGCTCATGTACAAGCATTCCAATTTAATGAGGCTGAGAAGCATTGTCAGATGGCACTTGACATCCACAAGGAGAAAGATGGTCCTGCATCCCTTGAAGAAGCAGCAGATAGACGGCTTATGGGACTTGTATGCGAAGCAAAAGGAGATTATGAAGCAGCTCTCGAGCATTATGTTCTAGCAAGTATGGCAATGGCAGCAAATGGGCAGGACTTTGATGTTGCTTCAACTGATTGCAGCATCGGAGATGCATACCTGTCATTAGCACGATATGATGAAGCTATTTTTGCTTATCAGAAAGCACTTACTGTCTTCAAATCAAGGAAAGGGGAGAATCATCCAGCAGTTGCTTCTGTTTTCGTACGTTTGGCTGATCTATATAATAGAATAGGAAAATTCAGGGATTCCAAATCTTACTGTGAAAATGCACTTCGTATTTACGAAAAGTCCAATCATGGGATTCCTGCAGAAGAGATAGCCAGTGGATTTCTTGATATTTCTGCTATCTATCAATCAATGAATGAATTCAATCAAGCAGTGAAATTACTTAAGAAGGCATTGAAACTATATGGAAATTCTCCAGGCCAACAAAGCACAATTGCGGGAATCGAAGCTCAAATGGGAGTCATGTACTATATGATGGGGAAATATGCTGATTCTTACAATGCCTTCAAGAACGCGATTTCAAAGTTCCGAACTAGTGGAGAGAAGAAAACTGCATTATTTGGTATTGCTTTGAACCAAATGGGTCTAGCCTGTGTGCAGCGATACGCCATAAATGAGGCTGCAGATTTTTTTGAAGAGGCAAGAAACATTTTAGAAAAAGAATACGGGCCGTGTCATCCGGACACATTAGGAGTATACAGCAATCTAGCAGGCACATATGATGCAATGGGAAG GTTGGATGATGCTATTGAAATTCTGGATTATGTTGTTGGGATGAGGGAGGAGAAGCTAGGAACTGCAAATCCTGATGTGGATGATGAGAAGAGAAGATTGGCTGAGTTGTTGAAAGATGCAGGCAAGGTCCGGAATAGGAAGTCAAGAGCACTAGTTACCCTTCTTGATACAGAACCTCAATTCTTACAAGAGGATGCCACTGAGGCTTCATAA